Within Massilia litorea, the genomic segment ACAGGACGAACTCGACCTGCACGGCATGACGCGCGACACCGCACGCGGCCAGGTCGGCGACTTCGTGCGCCGCTCGGTCCGCCGCGGCGTGCGCTGCGTGCGCATCATCCACGGGGTCGGCTACGGCTCCCCGAACGGCGAGCCGGTATTGCGCTCGGTCGTGCACAGCTGGCTGGTCCAGCTCGACGAAGTCGTCGCCTTCTGCGTGGCAAACCGGGCCGACGGCGGCAATGGCGCGCTGATCGTGCTGCTCAAGCCGGCACTCGACCGTTAATGCGGGGCGGATACAACACTCACCGCGTTGCAATACTGTCGAGGCGACATCCCTTTGTCGGCACGTTGTAGAATTGCGCCGACCCGCCGTCCATGCAGCGCCTACCATAAGGGAAGTCCATTGAAGTCCAGTCCGATCGTTCCCATGTCCGCGGCGCCCCTGGTAGACCTGCAATCCTGCGCGGACGAGCCGATTCACATTCCCGGATTCATCCAGCCCCACGGCTTCCTGCTGTTCTTCGGGCTGGACGGCAGCGTGGAAGGCTGGAGCGCGAACATCCCGGCCGAACTGGCGAACCTGCAAGCCGGCCAGCATTTCGACCACCTGCCCCTGCCGGCGCTGGCCGCCGAGCTGATCGAAGAATGCGTGGCCGGCCAGGTCGACGGCGAATGCGCGCCGGCCTTTATCGCCGTCGAGCTGGGCAAGGTCCAGTACGACTGCATCGTGCACGCCACGCATGGCCGCGTCATCGCCGAATTCGAATCGCGCCACGTGCCCGCCGACACGGTCGCCCTGTTCGCCGTCAAGGCGCACAGCTCGATCGAACGCGTGCGGCGCCAGAAGAGCATCGACACCCTGCTGGAAACCGCCGTGCGCCAGGTGCGCGAATTCACCGGCTTCGACCGCGTCATGGCCTACCGCTTCCGCGAAGACGACAGCGGCGACGTCGTGGCCGAAGCGCGCCGCGAGGACCTGACGCCGTACGTCGGCCAGCGCTACCCGGCAGGCGACATCCCGGCCCAGGCGCGCCGCATGTACATCCTCACGACCCTGCGCATGATCGCCGATGTCGGCTACCAGCCGGTGCCGATGCTGGGCGCGCCCGGCGCGCTGCCGCTCGACATGAGCTACGGCGTGCTGCGCAGCGTCTCCCCGGTCCACATCGAATACCTGCAGAACATGGGCGTGGGCGCGTCGATGAGCGTCTCGATCGTGATCAACGGCCGCCTGTGGGGCCTGCTGGCCTGCCACCACATGGCGCCGAAACAGGTGCCCTACTCGATCCGCATGGCGGCCGACGTGCTGGCCCAGGTGATGGCCTCGACCATCCAGAGCATCGAGGCGCGCCGGGATGCCGAGCAGGTCGAGCAGGCCGCGCGCGTGCGCACCAGCCTGGTCGAGTCGCTGCTGATCGACGAGGAACCGCTCGACGCCCTCGCCCGGCATGCCGAGGCCTTGCAGGAAGCGACCGGCTCGCATGCCTTGGTCTGCGTCCACAACGGCAAAGTCATCAGCTTCGGCGCGATCGAACGCGCCACGGCCGAGGCCATCGTGCGCTCGCTCCCGCTGGATGCCAGCGACCTGGTCGTACGCGATGCGCTGGACGAATGGCCGGTGGACGTGCAGCCGGTCATCGGCAAATGGGTCGGGATGCTGGCCCTGCCCTTCGACCCGCCCGGCGGCGGCTGGTGCCTGCTGCTGCGCACCGAACAGATCGAACAGGTGGCCTGGGCCGGACGCCCGGAAAAGACGAGCAGCCACGGTCCGCTGGGCGCGCGCCTGACCCCGCGCGGGTCCTTCGACGCCTGGCACGAAACCGTACGCGGACGCGCCCAGCCCTGGGAAGCGCCGGTGCAGTCGAATGCGCGGCTGATGCTGTCCGAACTGCTGCGCGCCTCGAACGCACGCCGCGCCCAGACCGAATCGACCCGCGCCCAGCTGCTGGCCATGCTGGGCCACGACCTGCGCGATCCGCTCCATTCGATCAACATGGCCGGCACCCTGCTCGAGCGCGGCAATGGCAATGGCAATGCGCAGCCGTCGCTGGGCAAGCGGATCCAGTCCTCGAGCAATCGCATGCAGCGCCTGATCGGCCAGGTGCTCGACATGAGCCGCATCGACGGCGGCCTGGGCCTGGGCATGACGCTCGATCCGATCGACCTGGCCTCGCTCACCGAAGACCTGGTCGACGAGATGCGCCTGGCTTATCCGACGATCAGCTACGAATATGCGAGCCCCGGCCCGACCATGGTGCGCGCCGACGCCGGGCGCATGGCGCAGGTGCTGTCGAACTTGCTGAGCAATGCGCGCCACCACGGGCAGGTCGGGCATCCGATCCGGGTGGCCCTGCACGCCGCCGCCGGCTGGGCGACACTCGAGGTCGCGAACAAGGGTTCGCCGATTGCCGACGACCTGGCGGCCACCCTGTTCAACCCATTCAAGCGCAGTTCCCTGCACAATCCGCTGAACCGCACCGGCATGGGGCTGGGCCTGTACATCGTCGCCACCATCGTGCGCGAGCACGAGGGCGAGATCAGCTAC encodes:
- a CDS encoding ATP-binding protein — encoded protein: MSAAPLVDLQSCADEPIHIPGFIQPHGFLLFFGLDGSVEGWSANIPAELANLQAGQHFDHLPLPALAAELIEECVAGQVDGECAPAFIAVELGKVQYDCIVHATHGRVIAEFESRHVPADTVALFAVKAHSSIERVRRQKSIDTLLETAVRQVREFTGFDRVMAYRFREDDSGDVVAEARREDLTPYVGQRYPAGDIPAQARRMYILTTLRMIADVGYQPVPMLGAPGALPLDMSYGVLRSVSPVHIEYLQNMGVGASMSVSIVINGRLWGLLACHHMAPKQVPYSIRMAADVLAQVMASTIQSIEARRDAEQVEQAARVRTSLVESLLIDEEPLDALARHAEALQEATGSHALVCVHNGKVISFGAIERATAEAIVRSLPLDASDLVVRDALDEWPVDVQPVIGKWVGMLALPFDPPGGGWCLLLRTEQIEQVAWAGRPEKTSSHGPLGARLTPRGSFDAWHETVRGRAQPWEAPVQSNARLMLSELLRASNARRAQTESTRAQLLAMLGHDLRDPLHSINMAGTLLERGNGNGNAQPSLGKRIQSSSNRMQRLIGQVLDMSRIDGGLGLGMTLDPIDLASLTEDLVDEMRLAYPTISYEYASPGPTMVRADAGRMAQVLSNLLSNARHHGQVGHPIRVALHAAAGWATLEVANKGSPIADDLAATLFNPFKRSSLHNPLNRTGMGLGLYIVATIVREHEGEISYRHENGQVIFSVKLPLAETERAGPT